In Streptomyces sp. NBC_00344, the genomic window ACGTAACTGATGGCCAGGTTGGCGTGACAGTCGCCGTCATTGTCGATGTTGAGACGATAGATGGCGTCGGGATGCAGAGCGTCGGCATTCGGGTTCGCATTGAGGATCAGCACCGTCCTCGCCGGGTCGGCGGGGGACTGAAACGCGTAGAGGTCACAGAGGTCGAGCCTTTGGTCCCCGAGTGGTGCGCCCAGACTGAGACCGGTGAAGTGATTCGACATCGTGCAAGTCCTTTCGCTGATGGTGGGCCTACTGCCAGGTGTGGCCAAGGCCCGGCGCCGGGGAACGCGGGTGGCGCTTCCCTGCCGAGAGGGGTCTACAGGACTCAATCGGGATATTGGAGCATGAAAGATGCTGAATCGACTGGATTCATGATGTGGCAGGCCGCGTTCGACTGCTGGAGCAACTGGCGAAGTGGCCGGGCTCCGATCGGTCCGCGTACGCGATGTCCGCCACCGCCGGTGTGCCCGGAAGGTGCCGCGGGTGCTCACCAGCCAGAAGCGCGGGCCGCGAAGCACGGCCCTATGGTGAAGGAGGGGCAGGTGAGAGAGTTCTCTACCCACGCTTGAGGGGTCACATGGATGACGCCGAGATTGTCGAAGAGCCAGAAGAAGGGGCGGAAGAGCCCTACGAGGACGAGCCGGAAGGCGACGACGGCACCGAATACCTCGAGGACGACGACGAAGTCGGTGACGACTACTCTCCCGACGAGACCGACGACACCCGCCGGCGGCCGGCGAGAAGCAGCGAACCCGATGTCTACCTCGACGTCCCCACCCTGAACATCGAGGAGATCGACCTCGAAGTCCAAGACCTCCGGGCGCGGGTCTCGCTCCACGCGGAAGTGCTCGACCTGCTCAAGCTCGATGTGGGAGCGGACGTCGCCCTTGGCCGGGTGGAGCTCGACGTGAAGGGCGTCGAGGCACAGGCGCTGCTCAAGGTCCGGCTGGACAATGTTCTGTCCGTGGTCGAACGGCTCCTGGAATCCGTCGACCGCAATCCGCAGATCCTGGAGCACATCACTTCGGCGGCCCGGGACCTCGGCGAAAACGTGGGCTCGGCTGTCGAAGGCGTCGGGGAACGGGCCGGACCGGCCATCGAGGGCATCGGCGGGGGCGCGGGAAAGACTATCGAGGGCGTTGCCGAGGGGGCCGCATCCGCTGGTGAGGGCAACGGCGGGAGCGGCGCTGAGGCGGCCGGCAACGCGGCCGCCCGGAGTGCGAAGAAGGCACGTAAGCGCGCTGGTGACACTGCCTCGAAAACAGCTCGGAACGCCGAGGGATCTGCGGACGACTCCCTCGGCGGCACGCGCCGGACTGCGAGATCGTCGGGGAAACCACCCCACGCGGAGAGTGACGGGGATACGTATCGCCGACATCCGGCGCGGCGTGGGCGGAGTACCGAATCGGAGCGCCCGCGACAGCACAGGCGCCCGCCGCAGCGCTGAACCGCGCTCAGTGCCGCAGTCCGGCACGCGGAGGATGACGGACGGCAGACCTGGCCCTGTTGCCTGAGCCGCGCCGGTCACCGGCTCCGTCAGTGGCCCGTGCAGCCCGAGGTGCGTGGTGGCTCGGCTCGATGGAGTCTGGTGATCATGCGGAGTAAGAATGCGCGGGGAGGCGGGGGACACGACGCAGAGGGACTTCTGGACGAGCTCTATGCCACACCGCCGCCGGATTTCGTCTCCCGTCGTAAGGAACTGGCTGCCCGGGCCAAGGCTGACCGGCGCGTCGAGGATGTCCGCCGGATCCGTGCCGCCCGCCGCCCGACGCTCGCGGCCTGGGCAGGGAACCTGCTGCTCCGCTCGCAACCGGTGGAGAGCCAGCGGTTTCTGGAGCTCGGGCGGGCGCTGCGCGAGGCATACCGGACTCTGGATACCGACGGGATCAAGGAGCTGTCCCAGCAACGCCGGAGCATCGTCTCGGCCCTGTCCCGGCAGGCTGCCGCACTCGCCCGTGAAGCCGGGCACCAGCTGTCGGAAGCAGCCCAGCAGGACGTCGCATCCACCCTGCGCGCCGTGCTCGCCGATCAGGAGGCGGCAGACCGATGGGCCGCCGGCCGGCTGGAGCGCGGCCTCACTCCGCCGGCGGAGTTTCCGTCCAGCGCCGGCGTGACAGCTGACGCGCCGCAGAAGCCGGCCCGAGCGCCGACTGCGCAGCGCTCTTCGCGGACTCAGGCCAAGGACGAACTCGGCGAACGGCGCCGCCGGAGGCAGGAAGAGCTCGCCCAAGCCCGCAAGGCCGCCGCAATGGCAGATCAACTGCTTCGCGAGCAGCGCGCCGGCCAACAGGAAGCTGACGCATCGCTGCAACAGGCACGCGACCGGCTCGACCACGCTCGTCAGCAGGAGTCCGCAGCGGAGAAGCAGCTGCGAGGGGCATGCGAGAGGCTTCGGGCGGCCGAGCAGGAACAGCGGGAAGCTGAGGAACAGTGTCAGGCGGCGGCTGACGCTGTTACCCGGGCCGAACGGTCGGCGCAGGACGCCGGTCAGGAGGCGGAACGTCTGCTCGGCCCCGCCGGACAGGCATAGGTGACCGGGACGATCCCATCCATGCGCTCACCTCGGCAGATCGCCGCCGCCAGAAGAGCGCCGCCTGACCAGCCCCGTTCCTGCCACCATCTCTCGCACACGACATGGCGCTCCTCCTCGCGCAGTAGTCGTGGGCGAGAGCCAGGCGGTGCTCGTTGGTCTTCCTCGCGCCCGGGTCGCGCGCGGGGTGCGGTCGTCGTAGACAGGAGACATGAGTGAGCAGCTGCCTTCCTTCAACCCGGGCGAAGTTGTGCCCTCGAGCGGGATCTATATGTGTGACTGCGGTGCGGAGCACCACTGGAGTACGGATGTGAAGAGTCATCGGTTTCCGCCGCTGCCGACGGGCTGTACGGGCCACTCCTGGTCGCTGAAGTCCGGAACGCACCCCGGCGGCGCCTGACGCCGCCCGGGCCGGGGGCGAAGTGGCCGTCGTGGGCAGCAGCCCCTCAGAAACCGCCTCCGAAGTCTCCGCCCCCTCCGTCGTTGCCGCCTCCGCCGAAGCCGCCGCCGAAGTCGCCCGGGTCGAAATCGGAGCCGGACACGTCGCCGCCCCCGAACCCGTCCGGGCCACCGCCGTACCCGTAACCGTCGCCGTAGTCCGCGCCATAGGCCGGGCTGGACAACGTGCTGCCCAGCAGCGTGCCGACCAGCAGGCCCGGAAGGATGCCGCCGCCGAAGTAACCGCCGGCCCAGGGGCCGTAGGCGGGGCCCGCCTCCCAGTACGGACGTCGGCCGGTGCCCGTTTCGACGGTGCGGATGTCCGGGTCACGCCCGTCCTCCAGACGGGCGAGGTCCGCAGCGCAGACGGGCACCTCGCGTACCGCGCCGGCCGTCGGAGCCCAGGCCCTGTCAGTGACGGACGGGCCGTGCCTCGGGTCGAAGAAACAGGGCGGACGCCGCTCCGGCAGCGCAGTCCCGTTGCGGCGGGCTTCCAGTGTGGCCAGGGCGAAGCGGCCGTCCTCGAGCGCCTGCGTGGCACCGCTGACGTCCTGGGGGCGCCGGGCGGATGCCATGACCGACTTGGCCTGTTCGTACGCGTCGAGAGCCCGCTGATAGTCCGACCGCATCGCGTCGTCCGCGCCTTCCTCACCCGGTCGGAAGTCCAGCCGGTCCAGTTCCTCGCCGAAGGTGGTGATGTCCTCATCCACGACGACCCGCAGCTTCTCCAGCGCGGCCTGCTCCTGTTCCGCACGCCTGTGTTGCCGGCGACGGCGGACCGCGAAGAGACCTGCCCCGGCGACCAGGAGCACCACCCCGGCGCCGATCAGGAGGCCTGTCGGGGACCCGCTGTCCCCGACGCCCCAGGACTGCGGTGCGGAGCCGCGAGCACTGCGCACGGCGATGTCCGTGAAGTCGTCCAGCTGCTTGGTCGCGCTCTCCCCCTGCACAGCGGTGACCGCGGACCCTACGGAGGTGCCGCTCATCACGCGGGAGTCCGCCCGGGCGTCGAAGCGGTTGCCGAGGCGGATCGCGTACACACCGGCGATACCCGTCCTGGTCCGCAGGTTCCTGAAGAGTTGCGACGTCGGCATGTCAGCCGGAAGCACAGCCACGAAAACGGCCTTGTCCGAGTCCTTGATCCGCTTTGCCAGGGCGTCCTGGTCCGCTACCGAGACCTGGTCCCGCATCGACGGGTCGACGTAGACCGGACCCTTGCGCAAGGCCTCCGCGACGACGGAGAGATCGGGGGCGGCCCGAGCCACCGGCGCCGTCGTCAAGACGGTACCCAGGGCCAGGAGCATGGCGGCCACGGCGGTGACCAGCCGGACTGTGCGGCACTGCGGCTGCCACCTGAAAGGACTCATGCATTCGACGCTAGCCCAGATCGCACCGCCCAGCGGTGCGAGGCGAACCGGGACCGCGCACCCGGACCGTGCCTTGACCCACCGGTTCATCGATGCCCCGAGGCCCCCGCACGACGGTGAATGCTCCATGCGGGCTACGCCTGTCCGGTGAACATGTTGATCAGGCCCTGGGGTGCGTTCTCGTCCCAGCAGCAGAGGCGGAAAACGTCGGCGCCCTCGGTAGTGGCCGCTGCGCTGCGCGGGAAGAGGGCTTGCTCGTACTCACTCAGAGCGGCCTCGGCATCATCGGGGTGGGCGGCGATGGCCCGGCCGAGTTCGGCGCCGTCGTACATGGCCAGGTTGGCGCCATCGCCGGACGGGGGCATCAGGTGGGCGGCGTCGCCGAGCAGGGTCACGCCTGGTACGCGGTCCCAGCGGTGCCCGGCGGGCAGGGTGTGGATGGGGCGCAGGACCGGTGCGGTCTCACCCTCGGTGATCAGCGCCGTGAGCTCCGGCGCCCATCCGTCGAACTCCTCCGCGATCCGCGCTGTGGCCGCGGCGGAATCGGTGAAATCGATACCGGCGAACCACTCCTGCGGCTTGTTGAGCGTGACGTAGGTGTGAAGAGTCCCGCCGCT contains:
- a CDS encoding LPXTG cell wall anchor domain-containing protein translates to MSPFRWQPQCRTVRLVTAVAAMLLALGTVLTTAPVARAAPDLSVVAEALRKGPVYVDPSMRDQVSVADQDALAKRIKDSDKAVFVAVLPADMPTSQLFRNLRTRTGIAGVYAIRLGNRFDARADSRVMSGTSVGSAVTAVQGESATKQLDDFTDIAVRSARGSAPQSWGVGDSGSPTGLLIGAGVVLLVAGAGLFAVRRRRQHRRAEQEQAALEKLRVVVDEDITTFGEELDRLDFRPGEEGADDAMRSDYQRALDAYEQAKSVMASARRPQDVSGATQALEDGRFALATLEARRNGTALPERRPPCFFDPRHGPSVTDRAWAPTAGAVREVPVCAADLARLEDGRDPDIRTVETGTGRRPYWEAGPAYGPWAGGYFGGGILPGLLVGTLLGSTLSSPAYGADYGDGYGYGGGPDGFGGGDVSGSDFDPGDFGGGFGGGGNDGGGGDFGGGF